A DNA window from Caulobacter mirabilis contains the following coding sequences:
- a CDS encoding TIGR02300 family protein: MANPELGAKQICPNCSSKFYDLGRRPAVCPKCGETFDPEEAIRNRRVRARSAAPDYEADEEKENTKPATEDGDGFEDEADQTPEIDDEAAAEPIETDDDDSGDESGAAPSGGDDLGVDFAEDEDLADDADEDVPFLEDEDEDDFPEDEIDGLPGEEDADDR, translated from the coding sequence TTGGCCAATCCCGAACTGGGCGCAAAACAAATCTGCCCCAACTGCTCGTCCAAATTCTACGACCTCGGTCGTCGCCCGGCCGTGTGCCCCAAGTGCGGCGAGACCTTCGACCCCGAAGAAGCCATCCGTAACCGCCGCGTGCGCGCCCGCTCGGCCGCTCCGGACTACGAGGCGGACGAGGAGAAGGAAAACACCAAGCCCGCGACCGAGGACGGCGACGGCTTCGAGGACGAAGCCGATCAGACCCCGGAAATCGACGACGAGGCCGCGGCCGAGCCGATCGAGACCGACGACGACGATTCCGGCGACGAGTCGGGCGCGGCTCCGTCGGGCGGCGATGACCTGGGCGTCGACTTCGCCGAGGATGAAGACCTGGCCGACGACGCCGACGAGGACGTTCCCTTCCTCGAGGACGAGGACGAGGACGACTTCCCGGAAGACGAAATCGACGGCCTGCCGGGTGAAGAGGACGCCGACGACCGGTAA